One Parcubacteria group bacterium DNA window includes the following coding sequences:
- a CDS encoding NAD-dependent epimerase/dehydratase family protein produces the protein MRVLITGCAGFIGSNFSQQFRKKFPKAEIVGIDNFATGRRDAVSKSIVFYEGSMCDGKFLDKIFKKHKFEYVFHFAYIPRVSFSVENPAKTVQNNIGGTAMILEKCRDYKIKRVIYSSSSSIYGGAKILPTKEKENPANPKSPYALEKYADELMCEMFGELYGLDTVCLRYFNVFGPGQYGDSPYSTVVSAWLTGLYRPAKKKLFLEGDGKQSRDFCYIDNVVNANILAMQAKKRFMGEIFNIAHGERTNLLEVKKLIEKYSGKKIELEKRKPRLGDVRHTHADVLKAKKGFGYEPKINFEEGLKRTVEWWKTL, from the coding sequence ATGCGAGTATTAATCACGGGATGTGCGGGCTTTATCGGCAGTAATTTTTCCCAGCAATTTCGAAAAAAATTTCCCAAAGCGGAAATTGTGGGGATTGATAATTTTGCAACGGGAAGAAGGGATGCGGTATCGAAGAGCATAGTTTTCTATGAAGGCTCGATGTGCGATGGAAAATTTTTGGACAAAATTTTTAAGAAGCACAAATTTGAATACGTTTTTCATTTTGCCTACATTCCAAGAGTCAGCTTTAGCGTGGAAAATCCAGCCAAGACTGTCCAAAATAATATCGGAGGAACGGCGATGATTCTGGAGAAATGCCGTGATTACAAAATCAAAAGAGTGATTTATTCTTCCTCTTCTTCGATTTATGGCGGGGCGAAAATTCTTCCGACCAAGGAAAAGGAAAATCCGGCTAATCCGAAATCGCCGTATGCGCTGGAAAAATATGCCGATGAGCTGATGTGCGAAATGTTCGGGGAACTGTATGGCTTGGACACAGTGTGCCTGCGCTATTTTAATGTTTTCGGTCCGGGGCAATACGGAGATTCTCCGTATTCAACTGTGGTTTCCGCTTGGCTGACGGGACTTTATCGGCCGGCAAAGAAAAAATTATTTCTGGAAGGAGACGGAAAGCAATCTCGCGATTTTTGTTATATTGATAACGTGGTGAATGCCAATATTCTGGCGATGCAAGCCAAAAAAAGATTTATGGGAGAAATTTTCAATATTGCCCACGGAGAAAGGACCAATCTTTTGGAGGTGAAAAAACTGATTGAAAAATATTCCGGAAAGAAAATTGAACTGGAAAAAAGAAAACCGAGGCTGGGCGATGTTCGTCATACCCACGCCGATGTTTTGAAAGCCAAAAAAGGATTCGGATACGAGCCGAAGATTAATTTTGAAGAAGGGCTCAAAAGGACGGTGGAGTGGTGGAAAACGCTGTAA
- a CDS encoding type IV toxin-antitoxin system AbiEi family antitoxin domain-containing protein gives MDKKPAKGEYIETILRSQKTIFSTKDVALLWGEKVGSAVRVRLSDYIKRGKLIRVRHGIYAKDTNYDRHELATRIYTPAYISFETILTRAGINFQYYGNIFVASYITREIEIDGQKINFVKMKDYVLSSTSGIEQQGNVATATKERAFLDRIYVSKDYHFDHLDVLDWDKVFEILPIYSNKRMNKKVQEYFEHYEENKSNNQAK, from the coding sequence ATGGATAAAAAACCTGCAAAGGGTGAATATATTGAGACTATATTACGATCTCAAAAAACCATCTTTTCCACAAAAGATGTTGCTTTGTTATGGGGTGAAAAGGTAGGAAGCGCGGTTCGCGTAAGATTGAGTGATTACATTAAAAGAGGAAAATTAATCAGGGTTCGCCACGGTATTTATGCCAAAGATACTAATTATGATCGTCATGAATTGGCAACGCGGATTTATACCCCCGCGTATATCAGTTTTGAAACCATATTAACTCGAGCAGGAATTAATTTCCAATATTATGGAAACATCTTTGTGGCTTCCTATATTACCAGAGAGATTGAAATTGATGGACAAAAAATAAATTTTGTCAAAATGAAAGATTATGTTTTGAGTAGCACGAGCGGGATTGAGCAACAGGGCAATGTGGCTACCGCGACAAAAGAGCGCGCGTTTTTGGACAGAATATATGTTAGTAAGGATTATCATTTCGATCATTTGGATGTTTTGGATTGGGATAAAGTTTTTGAAATTTTGCCAATCTATAGCAATAAAAGAATGAACAAAAAAGTTCAGGAATATTTTGAACACTATGAAGAAAATAAATCAAATAACCAAGCAAAATGA
- a CDS encoding Fic family protein encodes MFNPKYTISNLLLGNIKRITEIIVDLNSRNFSGLVLAELEKRAREVSAFSSTSIEGNPLPLTDVKRILKTRPEHIRDSEKEVLNYNKALVELNDSIKNKKRVFDLPLILKIQETITQGLIEKYRSGKLRQEPVFVNNPKTRQTAYLPPEHKEVSKLMQELLDYIEKNKNTVDPLILAGIFHKQFVIIHPFIDGNGRTARLTTKVLLAKMGLNTFNLFSFENYYNKNVSKYFQEVGLFGNYYEIKDQIDFTSWLEYFTDGIIDELLRVSKEMKQEAVPLEKDLRDHHRKIINFIEENEYISDRDYAKLTDRAKPTRNLDFRKLIGLGIIEKMGRGKATYYKLKK; translated from the coding sequence ATGTTTAATCCAAAATATACCATTTCCAATCTATTATTAGGCAATATTAAGAGAATAACTGAAATTATTGTCGATTTAAACAGTCGGAATTTTTCGGGGCTAGTTTTGGCGGAGCTTGAAAAAAGAGCTAGAGAGGTTTCAGCTTTTTCTTCAACGAGCATTGAAGGCAATCCATTGCCACTGACCGATGTCAAAAGAATTTTGAAAACTAGGCCGGAACATATTCGCGATAGCGAAAAAGAAGTTTTGAATTATAATAAGGCATTGGTTGAATTGAATGATTCAATTAAAAATAAAAAACGAGTTTTTGATTTGCCATTAATTTTGAAAATTCAGGAAACAATAACGCAAGGCTTGATTGAGAAATATCGCTCTGGAAAATTGAGACAAGAGCCGGTTTTTGTTAATAATCCAAAAACTCGCCAGACTGCTTATCTTCCTCCTGAACATAAGGAAGTATCAAAATTAATGCAAGAATTGCTTGATTATATCGAAAAAAACAAAAACACAGTTGATCCCTTGATTTTGGCTGGAATTTTTCACAAACAATTTGTCATCATCCATCCTTTTATTGATGGCAATGGAAGAACAGCTCGTTTGACAACTAAGGTGCTTTTAGCGAAGATGGGACTTAATACTTTCAATCTTTTCAGTTTTGAAAATTATTATAACAAAAATGTCAGTAAATATTTTCAAGAAGTTGGTTTGTTTGGAAATTATTATGAAATCAAAGATCAAATCGACTTCACTTCCTGGCTCGAGTATTTTACGGATGGAATTATTGATGAATTGCTTAGGGTGAGTAAAGAGATGAAACAAGAGGCTGTTCCTTTGGAAAAAGACCTGAGAGATCATCATAGAAAGATTATTAATTTCATAGAAGAGAATGAGTATATCAGTGATCGTGATTATGCAAAATTGACCGATAGAGCCAAACCGACAAGAAATCTTGATTTTAGGAAATTGATAGGATTGGGTATCATTGAGAAAATGGGCAGAGGAAAAGCGACTTATTATAAGTTGAAAAAATGA
- a CDS encoding glycosyltransferase family 39 protein, with product MTFRQILFSLRKSKLLLLLLTIFFVKQLFTVAVFPIFQGPDEPIHYSRVQQSANPVFRSSESNNKPSGSKFSEEINNTSAMTEAERISFDSFETQYFTNSQNGKSEDEIKNSNWNRLAENPYTTGNKFINYYSLNSSIEKMFSEQDIFSRFFAIRIFSAILGLLSVLFIFLSARKIFDEKISFLFSIIIAFQPMLSQTSAVVNYDVLLTLAFSIFAYGAVWALKEGPDWKNVSILILSTILGIATKAPGIVLALAICCLAVYSVKKRFKIRNNLFAIGTIIAILLAIIIVIVVLPSSYINSLLSVSENSHFNSVSQSILEYISETKNRWSWSELSYWGNFGWLDARIPSWIVDVAHYVEIAGILGIVAYFVFPKKIPEFLPRRKFVIFFIGIFLALEFAIRFADWPYYNRSGKIGLGTPGRYFLPVIGAQFALVAIGIGMLARKYSIWKNILKVLALSMIILWTYSMLIIIIPRYYL from the coding sequence ATGACTTTTAGACAAATCCTTTTTTCGCTTAGAAAAAGCAAACTATTGCTGTTATTGCTGACTATTTTTTTTGTTAAGCAACTTTTTACGGTGGCTGTTTTTCCAATATTTCAAGGACCGGACGAACCGATCCACTATTCCAGAGTCCAGCAATCCGCTAATCCCGTATTTCGCAGTTCAGAAAGCAATAACAAGCCTTCCGGCTCAAAATTTTCCGAAGAAATAAACAACACTTCCGCAATGACTGAGGCAGAAAGAATCTCTTTCGACTCATTTGAAACCCAATATTTCACCAATTCCCAGAACGGAAAATCCGAGGATGAAATAAAAAACAGCAACTGGAACAGGCTGGCAGAAAATCCATACACAACCGGCAACAAATTTATTAATTATTATTCTCTGAATTCCAGCATCGAAAAAATGTTTTCCGAACAAGACATTTTCTCAAGATTTTTCGCCATAAGGATTTTTTCCGCTATTTTAGGACTTTTGTCTGTTCTTTTCATATTTTTGTCCGCCCGAAAAATTTTCGACGAAAAGATATCTTTTCTTTTTTCAATTATAATTGCTTTTCAACCGATGCTTTCCCAGACTTCCGCCGTTGTAAACTACGACGTTCTTCTAACTCTGGCCTTTTCGATCTTTGCATATGGAGCAGTTTGGGCGTTGAAAGAAGGCCCTGATTGGAAAAATGTTTCAATTTTAATCTTATCGACAATTTTGGGGATAGCTACCAAAGCCCCCGGGATAGTTTTGGCTCTGGCAATATGCTGTCTGGCTGTTTATTCTGTAAAAAAACGTTTCAAGATAAGAAACAATCTTTTTGCTATCGGAACAATTATCGCCATCCTGCTTGCTATTATAATTGTTATTGTGGTTTTACCTTCTAGCTACATTAATTCGCTTCTTTCGGTTAGTGAAAATTCCCATTTTAATTCCGTTTCCCAATCAATATTGGAATATATTTCGGAAACCAAAAATCGATGGAGCTGGTCGGAACTTTCCTACTGGGGAAATTTCGGCTGGCTGGACGCCAGAATTCCCTCTTGGATTGTCGATGTTGCCCATTATGTCGAAATTGCCGGCATACTGGGAATTGTCGCCTATTTTGTTTTTCCCAAAAAAATTCCCGAATTCCTTCCTCGAAGAAAATTTGTGATATTTTTTATCGGTATTTTTTTGGCGCTTGAGTTTGCAATCCGCTTTGCCGACTGGCCGTATTACAATCGGAGCGGAAAAATTGGGCTGGGAACTCCCGGCAGATATTTTCTTCCCGTAATCGGAGCGCAGTTTGCGCTTGTAGCAATCGGCATTGGAATGTTGGCCAGAAAATATTCCATTTGGAAAAACATCCTGAAAGTTTTGGCGCTTAGTATGATCATTCTTTGGACTTATTCAATGTTGATTATAATCATTC